A portion of the Chloroflexia bacterium SDU3-3 genome contains these proteins:
- a CDS encoding VWA domain-containing protein, giving the protein MRRMVGLLCALLVGAQLVGCGEQAGGGAQTPGEAPSNAVKITIAYSPEKEEWLKERIATFNASGAKLNGSPIFVEGLNKSSGAARTELKNGQLDVTVWSPSSSTWLEVLKQESGNANIAVSSRPLVLTPVVISMWKPMAEALGWPNKPIGWSDMLALINDPQGWGAYGHPEWGKFTWGHTDPEISTTALSTLLAEYYAAVGKQRDLTVADVQKAESQQFIRDLGKGIKHYGYNTLVFSDNMQKFGTSYISAFPMEEITLIDFNKNKAPAVPLVAIYPKEGTFWHDDPFIVMSKASAEQQQAAETFFTFLMNDESQKAALSYGFRPASANVPLADPVSERYGVQPQGVQNVLPVPSADVIVAAKNVWQQNRKRADIVLLVDTSGSMEGDKIEQVKAGLETFLARILPEDRIALVTFDSTATVAVPPAPLSENRIALSEAIQQMRATGKTAIYNGLDSAKQVLDGLPKTSEDRIQAIVLLSDGADTASSISFEQIKGSYEETGISIFPVAYGADADKQVLQDIVDFSHTILVEGDTGNIGQIFDNLSRYF; this is encoded by the coding sequence ATGCGACGAATGGTTGGGCTGCTCTGCGCGCTGCTGGTGGGCGCGCAGCTGGTGGGCTGCGGCGAGCAGGCTGGCGGGGGCGCGCAGACCCCTGGCGAGGCACCGTCGAACGCGGTGAAGATCACCATCGCCTATAGCCCCGAGAAAGAAGAGTGGCTGAAGGAGCGGATCGCGACGTTTAATGCCAGTGGTGCGAAGCTGAACGGTAGCCCGATTTTTGTCGAGGGCTTGAATAAATCGAGCGGCGCGGCGCGCACCGAGCTGAAAAACGGACAGCTTGATGTAACGGTGTGGAGCCCGTCATCATCGACCTGGCTTGAGGTGCTGAAGCAGGAGAGTGGCAACGCCAACATCGCCGTCTCCAGCCGCCCGCTGGTGCTCACGCCGGTGGTTATCTCCATGTGGAAGCCGATGGCTGAGGCGCTGGGCTGGCCGAACAAACCGATTGGCTGGAGCGACATGCTGGCGCTGATCAACGACCCGCAGGGCTGGGGGGCCTACGGCCACCCCGAGTGGGGCAAGTTCACCTGGGGCCACACCGACCCCGAGATCAGCACCACCGCGCTCTCCACGCTGCTGGCCGAGTACTACGCTGCCGTGGGCAAGCAGCGCGACCTGACCGTGGCCGACGTGCAGAAGGCCGAGAGCCAGCAGTTCATCCGCGATCTGGGCAAGGGCATCAAGCACTACGGCTACAACACGCTGGTGTTCAGCGACAACATGCAGAAGTTTGGCACCAGCTATATTTCGGCCTTCCCGATGGAGGAGATCACGCTGATCGACTTCAACAAGAACAAGGCCCCCGCCGTGCCGCTGGTGGCGATCTACCCCAAGGAGGGCACCTTCTGGCACGACGACCCGTTTATCGTGATGTCGAAGGCCAGCGCCGAGCAGCAGCAGGCCGCCGAGACCTTCTTCACCTTCCTGATGAACGACGAGAGCCAGAAGGCCGCGCTGAGCTACGGCTTCCGCCCTGCCAGCGCCAATGTGCCCCTGGCCGACCCGGTGAGCGAGCGCTACGGCGTGCAGCCCCAGGGCGTGCAGAACGTGCTGCCGGTGCCATCTGCCGATGTGATCGTGGCGGCCAAGAACGTGTGGCAGCAGAACCGCAAGCGCGCCGACATCGTGCTGCTGGTGGATACATCCGGCTCGATGGAGGGCGACAAGATCGAGCAGGTCAAGGCTGGGCTTGAGACCTTCCTGGCCCGCATCCTGCCCGAGGACCGCATCGCGCTGGTGACGTTCGACTCCACGGCCACGGTGGCGGTGCCGCCCGCGCCGCTCTCCGAGAACCGCATCGCGCTGAGCGAGGCCATCCAGCAGATGCGCGCCACCGGCAAGACGGCGATTTACAACGGCCTGGATTCGGCCAAGCAGGTGCTCGATGGCCTGCCCAAGACCAGCGAGGACCGCATCCAGGCGATCGTGCTGCTCTCGGATGGGGCCGATACGGCCAGCTCGATCAGCTTCGAGCAGATCAAGGGCAGCTATGAGGAGACCGGCATCAGCATCTTCCCGGTGGCCTACGGCGCGGATGCTGACAAGCAGGTGCTGCAGGACATCGTCGACTTCTCGCACACCATCTTGGTCGAGGGCGACACCGGCAACATCGGCCAGATCTTTGACAATCTGAGCCGCTACTTCTAA